The genomic DNA gcaagtgttttaaatggtggactcgacagtaaactaaatctttcaaagtttctttttctggcttttaagcgcagagacttaatgaatcatgaatcactaccaacaactagttaaggtacgaaaatgattaattatgttttgccgttgccttattcaagtgtcttctcacaaggatggtctctaactgatacagtgaggacgaaagatttgtttattcatttatttgtttatttgtttgtctgttatttatctacttatttgtgtgccttgtgtaggtttctttatgtatattatgtttgcaacgggtcacaggcctatacgcaattaaaacatttcttcttgttctctctctctctctgtgtgtgtgtgtgtgtgtgtgtgtgtgtgtgtgtgtgtgtctgtgtgtgtgtgtgtgacacttgatCTCCTTTCACCTGTGTCTCAACCAACCATCTCACTGACTATTTTGAGCAGTTTTCGTGTAATTCTCGATGACAGTTTTGTCTTTTGCGACGGACCCCTGTCCTCCACCCCCAGACTATCTTCGTATTTCAAAAAAAGATCATTGCAAGTCGTGTGATTTTCAATAGACGTTTTGCATGTTGCATTAAGTTATGGCTCAATCAAGTGCAGAAAAAATGTTTTGATGTGCATGGTAGTtccattatattttttttgtctccGTCTATTTTTGAGATGACTACCGACTTCAGTTGcgtgaaattctctctctctctctctctctctctctctctctctctctctctctctctctctctcacacacacactcacaaattcaTAGGCTTATCAATTCAAATAACTTATTTAACCGGTATCTTGGATTTCATATCCTTCTGGTGATTTTATACAAAACAGAAATGGTCGGCTGATGGGAAAGAAATGTCTTGTGATTTCTTTGAAGCAAATGATAAAAAGTTCCTCAACAGGTATGTTTCCCAGCTTAATGGCAAAGCTGTCCTTTAGCGTTCAATGAAATGCAACCAGGTCTCGTAGAAAGTGCAGAAGTGTGCAGTAATAACATGAACCGGGATAAAATCTTTGATGATGTGTTTTAGCGCTGTATTTGTGGAGGAGTGCAAATGTGCCTTTAACATGATTAACTATCATCAGAGTGCTAATATGTAAGCATGATACGTACACAGAAAATAAGCCGTTAATCTAGCTTCCCCTTTTCAAGAACGGGTGCAGATAGTGTGCAATAAAAGGTCATTATTAAAACTCCTTTGTTTTGCATCTGAGTACAGCACTTGCATACACTGCAGTGTGCATATTTCGTAGAAATTCACGTCAGTTACAACATATCGATTACAGTTGTGAAATGGTCCTTGATTTCATTGTAACAATAATATAATGGTGATAATGTATGAAGGGGAAGCAAAGGCATacgcctttttttgttgttaataatTCGCAATCACTTTTGTGAAATGATCGTTACATTCATTGTAACAACATGATGGTGATACACATATGTAGGAAAGGCATGGgggtatatgatttttttttgtcttggttaAGTTAAATTCGACCAGAGTAGGTTAATACAGCAGCATTTTAATGCATTGGAAAAGAGTATCAAATACTTAACTcaccagtttttcttttcttgtttgtccAGTTCTGTTTCCGTGTAAGTGGACTGTCAATAAGCAAGGGATTGGGTCTTCTTTTTCAGGACAACTCTAGCATTTTCAATCGTCTTAATCCCACTGCTTTGTAAGAAAATGGAGAAAAGCAAAGAAGTACGAGAAAGCAAAGGAGGAAAAATGACCCACCCACAGGACGCAAGCTGACGTTTATTTGGAATTACTTGTTCCAAATAACTGGTATCTTTTTGTTTTGGGATTTCTACTTTCGGTTTGCCTTTATATCCTTTGTTTCGCTATTCAGAAATGTCTGCAGTTTGTCCACCTTTgttcttcctgcctgcctgcctgtctgtctgtctctcgctcccatTTCCTGTTCCTATTTTCTGTGGCATGACACTCGGAATACAGCGTGCTGATCGCGTGTAATGGTATAGATCTCGGTGTATTGCCCATAGTATTTCAGCGTCTTTGGTGGGTAAGTGGGggtaggaggtgagggggggcggggaggtgttcGAAACGGGGCGATAGTGCCGTGAAGTCAGGTGAGGGTTGTGAGCTGCCTTCAAGATGAGAGGGGCCGGGGATCCCATCCCATTTCCAGCGCTTTTGTTCATTCCAGGAGGGGATCAGTTGGCAGAGAGCCGCGATTTGCTGCTGGGCAGGTGAAGCCTAgtaggaggtgaggggggcgggaaggTGTTCAAAACGGGGCGATAGTGCCGTGAAGTCAGGTGAGGGCTATGAGCTGCCTTCGTGATCAGAGGGGCCGGGGATCCGATCCCATTTCCAGCGCTTTTGTTCATTCCAGGAGGGGATCAGTTGGCAGAGAGCCGCGATTTGCTGCTGGGCTGGTGAAGCCTAGCTCGGCggttgttacagagagagagagagagagagagagagagaagaaccgcAAAAAAACCTTTTGGTTAAGGGAAAGAAATGAGCTGGGGTTTTTTGCACACTGGTGTTCACTTTGTTCAAACTTGCTCTGGTCCAGAGTCTTCGTATCCTGATAAAGACGACTACTAAAATGTATCAATATAGCAGAGTCCTACTTTTTTCACATCAAATATACAGCGCAGCTGGCTTGCTAAACCTGGCGTCTCAGGTGAGTtttggtagttttttgtttttgtttttgtttgttttttcagactgCATTTCCTGTCACTTGTTGCAagacgtgcgcgcgtgtatgtgtgtgtggtgcatgtgtgcgtgtaagtaGGGAAACTTTGGGGACCGTGTTGTCTGCCAATGGCTGCTTTCCGTTCTGACGTCATGCATCATGAGCTTCTATCTGCGTGTTTGAGGAAATGAGTAGAATGAGACTTCTGTCGCCAATACGATACCATACATAACTATCAATCATCCCTTTCAAccctttttgatttcttcttgaTGAAAAGATGTTAGTTTGAAAATGAGTTGGTGAGGAATATCTATCGACAGAACATAATTCCACTTGATCTATCACAGATCCCTGCtcatttgttattgtcattttaCAAAATGATACAAAGAAAGTCATTCTAGATAACGATTCGCTAGACGGAATAAAATACAGAGGTCAGTATGAGAACGATCATGTTAAATAATGCCAAAGTGTGACGTTACATATGAAACCAGGTTACGTGTAAATACAGGAAAGGTTTGACATTTCGAATTTTTTAAACATATAAAACTACATAATTTCTGATTCCACAGATCAGCAGTATTGTAACTTTATTACAGCAAAACTGATAAGCACTCCTTTTGGTTCGATACCGTAAACGTTTATCACCACGAACAGGAAGCATACAAACTGAATAAACCAAATCATCCTTGATTCAAACGGGAAGATAAACGTGAtggtctctccttttttttttcttttctttttcttcttcttcttcttcttcttcttcttcttcttcttcttcttcttcttcttcttcttcttctcctcctcctcctcttcacagtGTTGACCCAGCCTGTCTGATAAGTGACGTCCTGTTCAAGTCCTGTCTGAAGCCATGGAGATaaggtgtgcagtagggttggtgtcggacATGTggtgtctctgagccccttcaAGAGGGGACAGGgctgaagaatgtgttctggtgtttagTCTTCGAGACCACAGGAGCAGTTGGGAGATGACGCCAGGTTCATCTCACTGAACACGTGGGCATTGGGGCGGCAATGGCCAGTTCGTAATGTTAAGAGCACCACCTGATGCCAGCGTTCAAAGAGGTGATATGCATCCCTCGTGGTTTTCGGTCGTAGCATTGCCATCACGAGGGTCTTCTTCTCCGCGAAGCTAACGCTGCTTTCTGGTTGACTTCCTCTTGCTTCAAATTTGGCGAGCTGATCTGTTGCTTCGTTGGTAACCCCGATAGAAACCTCGAGAGATGAAGACGGGGGTGTTGGGCAGCACGACGCACTCAAGCAAACCACAACACCAAGCATCAACGCTGGTGAAAGTAATGGTCAGTTACAAGCGTGATATAGGTGCCAAGTAAGACCTGCAGTAACAAttgtttctccaatgcaatgggaaatcttttacagcttagtcttttgtgaaggactatgactctcaaactaggaggcaaaattgcactggctcttagtgttgcagccttgggggctagttggcctttgggaaccattccagcaccgactgtcctaaaaccctcttggccgagagagcggggatgtaacttgggcaagacactctccactacaatcaaattccagcccaaatagtcgggacagcagatgcctcctctgctgttctgatggtcatagtcggacacgactgactatcatatataggtGCTAACATAAACGTATCGGGCTTCCAACCCCTATTTCCCCCTCTCCAAAATAATAAGAGCAATGGGGTTAGCGGGGGGAGGTTGTGATGGAGGTGGGTACAGGATTCGCCATGTGTGAACGAAAGCGACGAGaccgccttttttcttttctttttcttttttctttctttttctatcattattttttaacaGATCGATACTAGATCTGGCCCACTACCAAGCACTTTTCGAAGTGGCGGAGGACTTGTAGGCAAGCGCGGAGTGGATTGGTCGTTTAATTAAGGAACTAGTGCTGCGGGCAATTTCTGAGTGACGATTAGCGTGGCAGCCACCAGCAACCACCTCGACAACTCCGggtttttggagtgtgtgtgtgtttgtggcagagagagagagagagcgctgtaGCACAAGCGACCATCGTCAGGTCCTTATGAAATAGTTGTCTTCAAAATTATACTTATCTATAcgtatatctatatctgtctgtctgcccgtttgtctgtctgtctctctctgtatatattaatatatcatAAAATACTCAAatattatatacaaatatactataaacataaatatatgtgtgcatgcgtgcgtttttctctctctctctttctttctgtgtgtgtgtgtgtgtgtgtgtgtgtgtgtgtgtgtgtgtgtgtgtgtgtgtgtgtgtgtgtgtgtgtgttgtaagtgtacCGGCCTTCATTAGCGGGCATGTGTGGAACAGGCACATTAATTTTTTGGTAACGAGGGGAATGTAGAGGTTGGCAGACCCACAACAATACTGCCTCAGAGCAGCCGAAGCCATGGTGGTCAAGAGACGACAGACTGCAGATTGTATCGCATGGGTCCGCAGTAGGTCTACTGCCGATCATTACCGCTAATTACTCTAACCTTGTCTTCACGCTTCGAAAATTCGACGAAAACTTCTCTTCTGGGTTGGCGGAAAGCATGTAAGCTTAATAGGAAGCCTATCCGTGCGGCACTTTTGacggagaaacaaaacaaaccccccacaaaacaccCACAACCCAAAGCAAAAAACTTGCCCTACGTGGATATCATTTAGCCATTTGGCATTTATTAGACAagacaggcgagagagagaaagagagatacagacagacatacagagacagaaagacagacacagaaagagacagataatacacagaaagagacaaacagactgacacaaacagTGAGGGAAAAGTCGTTCGGAtaggacgataaaccgatgtcccttgTACAACgtaatatatgcatatgtgtgctcTGGCCTGAGTGAAACACGcgtggaaacgaatgatgaaagtTTGAAGGCAGATCTGCCAGTTCGCTCTACCTACCCTAGTAAGTGGGCATCGCcacttgtgcaaatgactcccgtgtttgttAAAGCAGCGCCTTTACCTTGGTCTCTGACCATGGATACGCGCTTTTTAAGTGTCAGTTATGATAATAATCGTAATTGAAGACTCACCTGTGGCCAGTACGCGCTATATttatcagtgataataataataatcatcatcatcatcataatcataataataataataatcataattgaaGACTCACCTGTGGCCGATGCGCGCTATAGacgtatcaataataataacaataattgaaGACTAATTTGTAGCCAGAACTCTCTATATAAgtaacattaacaataataattgaagactcacttgtgaccaaatacgcgctatataagtaacagttatactgctactactacaacgactactactactactgataataataattggaGACATGTGGCCGATATgcgctgaaaaaaaaatcaaataagaaaaaacaacaaaacaacagcaacagctacaaaacagtaatatgatgatgatgatgatgatgatgatgataataataacaatcactgAAGACTGACCTATGGCCCAGTGCCGTGACTCAGGCGGCCTGTTTGAGGTCCATGGCGCTCTGCTGTGCCCGGTGCTGGCGGTAACTCTGCAGGATCTGGTCAATGGCCGCCAGCGCCACTTCCGCGTTCATGTCACGTGACGCCAACCCATCCAATCGCTGTTGCATCAGGAGCCCGAAGAAATCGGATCGGTCGCCTGGCACGGGAACAATGGTGTGACAGTGTTATCAATAATTAATTGATCAGTTGTTCAGTCATGGggttgttgattttattttttgtttgtgtgtttttgctgcACCATCATCTGCGCTGTTTCAGTGGTACTACATCCACGCCTCTTCATTCTGAGACCCTTGGACGAACAGTTTTATCAAATTGTTTACTCATCTGTTTCTAGTTGTTGctcttgtcatatatatatatatatatatatatagatagatagatatatatatatatatatatatatgagagagagcgggattcgaacccagaccttcacagacTGTCTGTACTGGCAGAAGAACGTTTTAACCATTTGCCACGTTCCTACTTGGAAACAGCGTTTCGTGATGAGCAGATCAAGACGAtatcgagtatatatatatatataaaaagaggggggtggagaggaggggatggaaaGAACTTTTGTAATAAGCGTGAGATGTTCTTCACGAATCGCAGTATATTTAACTTTGCTGAAACTGATtctgacacagatcattttcgTGAACGAAATCAATGGCAGAGACGAGAAATGGAAACGTTTGCGcaaaagttttattttattttatttatttattttttaatacttTTGGTCATTCTGGTCTTTCTTCCTtctgatcctgtctgtctgtctctctttctccctctctttcttgtaGGATCAAGAGACCGCTTCACATTCCTACTCGAAATCATGTCTCCAATGTAGACgcatgagagagacggagagagagagagagagggacagacagacagagagggctgcaGAGatacagcatcagtatcagtagctcaaggagacgtcactgcgttcggtcaaatccatatacgctgccccacatctgccaagcagatgcctgaccagcagcgtaacccaacgcgcttagtcaggccttgagaaaaaaaaacaacaacaaccagaaacaaaaGAGTACTTTGCAGGTGGAGCGCCTGTTGAAACAAAAGTTagttcagtgaaagaaagggaTCAATCAAATCAGACCAGTCTATTTGGCGCCTCAACACACACTCAGCTACGGTACCATCAGTCCTTATCCtgtcctttctccaccccccctcgcccccccccccctctctctctctcttttaaacctCAACAGGATCTGGTTCTGCTCACCACGAAACGCTTTCAGTGCCCTTTGTAGCCAAGTTAACGGTAATCAAAGTGTCTCGCTAAGTGAGGAGTTCTTCCGCATATGACATCCGCTTTGGAAGTGGTTCTTACAGAGAAGACCCGCTCCACTgtcgcttttttgtgtgtgtgtgtctcgcgtCTTAGGGTCTGtgaactgaacccccccccccccccccttctgatcctgtctgtctgtctctctttctccctctccacccccttttttttttggtctgtttgtttaAGACCGTTTGCCCTGCCTGCTTTGCTTGACTGGTCTGAAGGAAACAGACTGACTGTAgcgtttttcccttctttttttttaaaattattttttcattatcgttatcatcatcttcgtAAGTTTCGTTGTagtatagttgtagtagtagacgaagaagaaaaagaagtagtagtagtagtagcagcagcagcggcggcaatactactagtagcagcagcagcggcagtcgtagtagtagtagtagtggtggtggtagttgtagtagtagttgcatcgggagcagcagcagcagcagcaacaacagtagtagaagtagtagtagtagtagcagcagcagcagcggcagtagcagtagtagtatgtgGCGACAGTAACAGCTGTAGCAGTTGTGGTAGTTTGTGGTGTCAGCAGTTTTACGTAATGGTCGTGTTTTAGCATGTCGCTGGTTGctagctttcagtttcagtttctcaaggcggtgtctatgcgttcggacaagtccataaaagctacactacatctgctaggcagatgcctgaccagcagcataacccaacacacttagtcagaccttgagtgcatacatataattattatatgtgtgtacctatcagagtggaatggCAGTATATTTAACTTTGCTGAAACTGATtctgacacagatcattttcgTGGAAATTATTCCTGTTGTTACTGATAGTACACAATGTAGGTGTAATATCTAGCCCTGCATTCCCAGCACGCTGTGATATGTACAGTTTATTTCCCTTATACGTTGTGCTGACTGAATTGTATGAAATGCTGTGAGATGTCCACCCCACTACCCcgcaaaaaaagggggaagaaaaaaaaaacgaataaacaaagaaagaaaagcgaacaaacaaacaaaaa from Babylonia areolata isolate BAREFJ2019XMU chromosome 11, ASM4173473v1, whole genome shotgun sequence includes the following:
- the LOC143287713 gene encoding uncharacterized protein LOC143287713 encodes the protein MVRSSAVLVLLVLTAVVCTSHANWYGKRGDRSDFFGLLMQQRLDGLASRDMNAEVALAAIDQILQSYRQHRAQQSAMDLKQAA